The following proteins are co-located in the Tardibacter chloracetimidivorans genome:
- a CDS encoding AAA family ATPase, producing the protein MATDPSLAQPDDLIEGGLDVLHRKSLTILKRIRDSAVDPETGQKKGPTFPISKAAALVGRTASAVREAERDGRLPARGRTGSGHRLQYTLEELDHMREVFGTRPWREPTDTPAIISVCNFKGGVGKSTIALHLAQHFAIKGYRVLFIDCDSQASSTMMFGYRPDVDLDEEDTLYGHFHNPELLGVRKIIRKTHFHNLHLIPSNLRLYNLEYEIAGHMARNQNMEIIDLIAQAIDEVVDDYDVVIMDPPPALGMVSMAVLQAANCMVIPVPPSLVDFASTVSFIDMTRTTMKQLEQLAGRGRPAYNFIRLVGSRVDESKSMHREILSMMRQVFGGSMTQSVMVTSAEIDNASSRMKTVFELDKPVTSHEVYNRCMKHLSDVCQDIEQDVLRTWASRAGGRI; encoded by the coding sequence ATGGCTACCGACCCCTCCCTAGCACAGCCGGACGACCTCATCGAAGGTGGTCTGGACGTGCTCCACAGAAAGTCGTTGACGATCCTCAAGCGCATTCGTGACAGCGCGGTTGATCCCGAAACCGGTCAGAAGAAGGGTCCGACCTTCCCGATTTCGAAAGCTGCTGCACTGGTCGGGCGGACGGCATCTGCTGTCCGGGAAGCGGAGCGCGACGGCCGCCTCCCCGCTCGAGGGCGGACGGGCTCCGGGCATAGGCTGCAGTATACGCTCGAAGAGCTTGATCATATGCGCGAGGTGTTTGGAACGCGTCCCTGGCGCGAGCCAACCGATACCCCGGCGATCATCTCGGTCTGCAACTTCAAGGGGGGCGTCGGCAAGTCGACGATCGCGCTGCATCTCGCCCAGCATTTTGCCATCAAGGGCTACCGGGTCCTGTTCATCGACTGCGACAGCCAGGCGTCTTCAACCATGATGTTCGGCTATCGCCCCGACGTGGACCTCGACGAGGAAGACACGCTTTACGGGCATTTTCACAATCCGGAGCTGCTTGGCGTTCGCAAGATTATCCGCAAGACGCACTTTCACAACCTCCACCTGATCCCGTCGAACCTGCGACTTTATAATCTCGAGTATGAGATCGCCGGGCACATGGCGCGAAATCAGAACATGGAGATCATCGACCTGATCGCGCAGGCCATTGATGAGGTGGTCGATGACTATGACGTCGTGATCATGGACCCGCCGCCGGCATTGGGCATGGTGTCGATGGCTGTGCTCCAGGCCGCTAACTGCATGGTCATTCCGGTGCCGCCGAGCCTTGTCGACTTCGCCTCGACGGTATCTTTCATCGACATGACGCGAACGACGATGAAGCAGCTCGAGCAACTCGCGGGGCGGGGAAGGCCGGCCTACAACTTCATCCGGCTGGTCGGCAGCCGCGTGGACGAGAGCAAGTCGATGCACCGGGAGATACTGTCGATGATGCGGCAGGTCTTCGGTGGCTCAATGACGCAGTCGGTGATGGTCACCAGCGCCGAAATCGACAATGCCAGCTCCAGGATGAAAACCGTTTTCGAACTCGACAAGCCCGTCACGTCGCACGAGGTCTACAACCGCTGCATGAAGCATCTCAGCGACGTTTGCCAGGATATTGAGCAGGACGTTCTGCGCACCTGGGCGAGCAGGGCAGGGGGCCGAATTTAG
- a CDS encoding DUF7146 domain-containing protein, with protein sequence MPLTARRPSQEIVDIVGALGGTWSGNVAMCRCPAHSDRDPSLSIRQGDRCILVTCFAGCSREDVLRELRLVRPGRHYPPPALADSPRPMNVERIWNEAVDVPGTLAERYLQCRNLLPPPRDLRFHPRCPYLPKPKTIFEPALLVAVREGNRLVAIQRIFLNPDTAHYTRKVMLGAPGHGAWRGGAGGNTLAIAEGFETADAFARLSNLPCWASLGARRLNQLVIPPTVTTLLVAEDNDSEGRRAAESAQAHYARSGLIIERAPPPPIYKDWAKALDARAQQSRV encoded by the coding sequence ATGCCGCTTACAGCCAGACGGCCATCGCAGGAGATAGTCGACATTGTCGGGGCCCTGGGCGGCACGTGGAGCGGCAATGTCGCGATGTGCCGCTGTCCCGCACACAGCGATCGCGATCCAAGCTTGTCGATTCGGCAAGGGGATCGCTGCATTCTCGTCACCTGTTTCGCAGGATGCTCGCGCGAAGACGTCCTGCGTGAACTGCGCCTTGTTCGCCCGGGTCGCCATTATCCGCCACCCGCCTTGGCGGACTCGCCGCGGCCGATGAACGTCGAAAGAATCTGGAATGAGGCGGTCGACGTTCCGGGCACCCTTGCCGAGCGCTACCTCCAGTGCCGGAACCTCCTCCCACCACCACGCGATCTTCGCTTCCATCCGCGTTGCCCTTACCTGCCCAAGCCGAAGACGATCTTCGAACCCGCTCTCCTGGTAGCGGTGCGCGAGGGAAACCGTCTGGTCGCAATTCAACGCATATTCCTGAACCCCGACACCGCCCATTACACGCGCAAGGTCATGCTTGGCGCCCCGGGGCACGGCGCTTGGCGGGGCGGGGCAGGGGGCAACACCCTTGCCATCGCCGAGGGCTTTGAGACGGCCGACGCTTTCGCGCGCCTGAGCAACCTCCCGTGCTGGGCTTCACTCGGCGCACGTCGGCTCAACCAGCTCGTCATTCCGCCCACGGTCACAACGCTCCTGGTCGCCGAGGACAACGATTCCGAAGGGCGCAGGGCAGCCGAAAGTGCCCAAGCGCATTACGCCCGGTCGGGCCTCATCATCGAACGCGCGCCCCCGCCGCCAATCTACAAGGATTGGGCAAAGGCGCTCGATGCCCGAGCGCAGCAGAGCCGCGTCTAG
- a CDS encoding DUF4238 domain-containing protein, with the protein MQSKPQNPPSRHHFIPQFLLDQWKDGDTLLRYRRNRIGEIESSPASPKSVCFERDLYKTIGFPPEHAQQMETLFMQVIDDAAAKVHALLLDGKVNSLSDAQCSDWGRFVMSLWFRTPLDMRGMKDAVGALASAEAAKSVLRGEDGALPPEAVSALQMEVLRLVIDDADRGRAFINMDWRIIKTNNRRELFVSDWPLDVPVSFAWLGSASSYVTLPIGPETLFVAAGSTTLANRIVSLPERELITRQNRSTVGHAQAFVGARTRQAGDFIRANFGLRSRHSVTQSIADKYKRDAI; encoded by the coding sequence GTGCAATCCAAGCCACAGAACCCTCCGTCCCGGCATCACTTCATCCCGCAGTTCCTCCTCGACCAGTGGAAGGATGGCGACACCCTGCTGCGCTATCGGCGCAATCGGATCGGGGAGATCGAGAGCAGTCCTGCATCACCCAAGAGCGTCTGCTTCGAGCGGGACCTGTACAAGACGATCGGGTTCCCGCCCGAGCATGCCCAGCAGATGGAAACCCTGTTCATGCAGGTGATCGATGACGCTGCGGCCAAGGTTCACGCGCTGCTCCTCGACGGCAAGGTCAACTCGCTCAGCGACGCGCAATGCTCGGATTGGGGCCGGTTCGTCATGTCGCTGTGGTTCCGGACACCGCTGGATATGCGCGGCATGAAGGACGCCGTCGGCGCTCTCGCAAGCGCAGAGGCCGCGAAGTCCGTGCTGCGCGGCGAAGATGGGGCGCTGCCGCCCGAGGCCGTGAGCGCGCTTCAGATGGAAGTCCTGCGCTTGGTCATCGACGACGCGGATCGCGGACGAGCGTTCATCAACATGGACTGGCGCATAATCAAGACGAACAATCGCCGGGAATTGTTCGTCTCCGATTGGCCGCTCGACGTGCCGGTCAGCTTCGCCTGGCTTGGTAGTGCCTCATCCTATGTCACTCTTCCGATCGGACCGGAGACCCTCTTCGTTGCTGCCGGGTCCACTACGCTGGCAAATCGGATCGTGAGCCTACCCGAGCGAGAACTGATCACGCGGCAGAACCGGTCGACCGTGGGACATGCCCAGGCGTTCGTAGGCGCGAGGACGCGTCAAGCCGGCGACTTCATCCGCGCGAACTTCGGCCTGCGAAGCCGCCACTCCGTGACGCAGAGCATCGCCGACAAATATAAGCGGGACGCCATATAA
- a CDS encoding ParB/RepB/Spo0J family partition protein, with amino-acid sequence MSKGNKGFGSMFTEGLDDEENLDKATPADGIMASRSQTLARIATGKTVADRTEWVDPERCRPWRMHNRDLDHLNEDSCRDLIDSFLSAKKQRIPAIVRRLKDDPNFDFEIIAGVRRWWTVKWLRAHHHPEFEYLVTIQSVTDEEAFRVSDVENRSRKDISDWERAKEYTVALAEFYEGSQSQMAEHLNLSKSWLSRLLDVARLPEPVVAAFSDTHDITVRVARDIKPLTGDPKALAKMREEAERIEEERSQKGLKLSGPEVAKRLVKATVAPAVKAAAEKEITGKGGKVILRYTKARGGGLTIKVPPKAEASPAELLKAIEGLLS; translated from the coding sequence ATGAGCAAGGGCAACAAGGGCTTCGGCTCGATGTTCACAGAGGGGCTCGACGACGAGGAGAACCTCGATAAGGCGACCCCTGCGGACGGCATCATGGCAAGTCGCAGCCAGACGCTCGCGCGCATCGCGACGGGGAAAACGGTCGCCGACCGGACGGAGTGGGTCGATCCGGAGCGGTGCCGCCCATGGCGGATGCACAATCGCGATCTGGATCATTTGAACGAAGATAGCTGCCGCGATCTCATCGACTCCTTCCTCTCCGCCAAGAAGCAACGGATCCCCGCTATCGTTCGGCGTCTGAAAGATGACCCGAACTTCGACTTCGAGATCATCGCCGGCGTCCGCCGTTGGTGGACGGTGAAATGGCTGCGAGCGCATCACCACCCGGAGTTCGAGTATCTGGTGACGATCCAGAGTGTCACGGACGAGGAGGCGTTCCGGGTTTCAGATGTCGAGAACCGCTCGCGTAAGGACATCTCGGATTGGGAGCGGGCCAAGGAATATACGGTGGCGCTCGCGGAGTTCTACGAGGGCTCGCAGTCGCAGATGGCCGAGCATTTAAACCTTTCCAAGTCGTGGCTGAGCCGGCTTCTCGACGTTGCGCGCTTGCCCGAACCAGTTGTCGCGGCGTTCTCCGATACGCACGACATCACGGTACGCGTCGCGCGTGACATCAAGCCGCTTACCGGAGATCCGAAGGCGCTGGCGAAGATGCGCGAAGAGGCTGAACGCATCGAGGAAGAGCGCAGCCAGAAAGGCTTGAAGCTGAGCGGGCCGGAAGTCGCGAAGCGGCTCGTGAAGGCGACTGTCGCGCCAGCCGTGAAGGCTGCCGCCGAGAAGGAGATCACCGGCAAGGGGGGCAAGGTCATCCTGCGCTACACGAAAGCGCGGGGAGGGGGGCTGACGATCAAGGTGCCGCCGAAGGCTGAGGCGTCGCCCGCCGAGCTTTTGAAGGCGATCGAGGGGCTGCTGTCGTAG
- a CDS encoding replication protein RepA, protein MNGDQHRPLGHQYALAMLNGGEESVRKLATTAGTQLTLDAFLRVQDEEPVPAFLHSALCAMSLPTKRPKDDTQPIVREDGKYALAINPRPVLQNVDGKSVMRSLGVPYGAYPRVALIYLLSQAVMKQSRDVYLGRNFTEWMRRLGYQTVSYGPRGTANLMREQVDRLLACEWQIRWDGTDTEDNAFAVRDVKISNEYAGSLDKNGSFAREIRMSEAFYSHLIDHAVPLNEIAIRELKGTPTALDLYTYLAYRLPRIGSDKGQVISWDQLAKHLGNEADSKRFRQTVRETMQIVSAVYPNANVDLSGRKVILHPSPAPLERKLVGPHLRLVGGEAPKTAPRSSVKPAHAAKSAPAKDDAPTLPFPAGSLSYGTREAVFRQIALTKGHPWSVDDMAAAFRKGCPDFSRPRTDSEWLRIWEKFVVAYAERRANRSDD, encoded by the coding sequence ATGAATGGGGATCAGCATAGGCCGCTGGGGCATCAGTACGCACTAGCCATGCTCAACGGCGGCGAGGAGAGCGTCCGCAAGCTCGCCACCACCGCCGGCACCCAGCTCACCTTGGACGCATTCCTGCGCGTCCAGGACGAAGAACCGGTTCCTGCCTTCCTCCACTCCGCGCTTTGTGCGATGTCGCTGCCAACCAAGCGGCCCAAGGACGACACTCAGCCCATCGTCCGTGAGGACGGCAAATATGCGCTGGCCATCAATCCCAGGCCAGTGCTTCAGAATGTCGACGGCAAGTCCGTCATGCGAAGCCTTGGTGTGCCTTATGGCGCCTATCCACGCGTTGCCCTGATCTACCTCCTCTCTCAGGCGGTCATGAAGCAATCGCGGGACGTTTATCTTGGCCGCAATTTCACCGAGTGGATGCGCCGCCTTGGCTACCAGACCGTGTCTTATGGACCACGCGGGACGGCGAACCTGATGCGAGAGCAGGTGGATCGGCTGCTGGCGTGCGAGTGGCAGATCCGCTGGGACGGCACCGACACGGAAGACAACGCCTTCGCTGTCCGGGACGTCAAGATTTCCAACGAATATGCCGGTTCGCTCGACAAGAACGGCTCATTCGCGCGCGAAATCCGTATGTCCGAGGCGTTCTACTCGCACCTCATCGACCATGCCGTGCCACTCAATGAGATCGCCATCCGCGAGCTCAAGGGTACGCCAACGGCGCTCGATCTCTACACTTACCTTGCCTACCGGCTCCCGCGGATTGGATCCGACAAGGGCCAGGTTATCTCATGGGACCAGCTCGCCAAGCACCTTGGCAACGAGGCCGACAGCAAGCGCTTCCGACAGACCGTCCGCGAAACCATGCAGATCGTGTCGGCGGTCTATCCCAACGCAAATGTCGATCTCTCCGGGCGGAAGGTCATTCTTCATCCGTCACCGGCACCGCTGGAGCGCAAGCTCGTGGGGCCGCACCTTCGACTCGTCGGGGGCGAGGCTCCGAAAACGGCACCGAGATCATCGGTCAAACCGGCCCATGCAGCGAAGTCCGCGCCCGCGAAGGACGATGCGCCGACTCTTCCGTTCCCCGCCGGGTCTCTCTCATACGGCACGCGTGAGGCCGTCTTCCGCCAGATCGCGCTGACCAAGGGCCATCCGTGGTCAGTGGATGACATGGCGGCTGCATTCCGCAAGGGATGCCCCGATTTTAGCCGGCCGCGCACCGATTCAGAGTGGCTGCGGATCTGGGAGAAGTTCGTCGTCGCCTATGCTGAACGCCGCGCGAATCGAAGCGACGACTAA
- a CDS encoding site-specific integrase yields the protein MLKLHDELIAELSNLLTTQNYNPVVVANHRLYARAFLDYLAECDMQVETVTPAQVDQYFAYAIRDFEAQYGRPPCARWQMLPRTSINKLLRLAQGKWPPEPEMTEPETAYRQAICCEYEAWLRDERGLASATIAALMWEARNFLRWRFERGGAASLGTLSIVEVDLYMDMRAPGLRRKSLADVAERLRSVVRYLHRTGRIPTDLTPHIIGPMLYAYEDVPSTLDKSQIAAVLATTKKDGSPRGMRDFAVLQLLATYGLREGEICRLRLEDVNWRGESLRIRHTKTNAYSYMPLLAPVGEALLDYLRHGRPQVEGREIFIRSCAPYIAMTNLYGMIRGRLAAAGVEPPGKRGAHVFRHARAVELLRASVPQKIIGDVLGHRSIESTNAYLKLATDDLRAVALDVPGSEMLS from the coding sequence ATGTTGAAATTGCACGACGAGTTGATCGCCGAACTCTCGAATTTGCTCACGACGCAGAATTACAACCCGGTGGTCGTAGCGAACCATCGCCTCTACGCCCGCGCGTTTCTCGATTATCTGGCCGAGTGCGACATGCAGGTAGAAACTGTGACGCCCGCGCAGGTCGATCAGTATTTTGCCTATGCAATTCGGGATTTCGAAGCCCAGTACGGCCGGCCTCCCTGTGCGCGCTGGCAGATGTTGCCCCGCACGTCGATCAACAAGCTGCTCCGGCTTGCCCAAGGCAAATGGCCGCCCGAGCCGGAGATGACCGAACCGGAAACCGCGTATCGGCAGGCGATCTGCTGCGAATACGAGGCATGGCTGCGCGACGAGCGCGGTCTGGCAAGCGCTACCATCGCGGCGCTTATGTGGGAGGCACGGAACTTCCTGCGATGGCGGTTCGAACGGGGCGGTGCTGCCAGCCTCGGCACGTTGAGCATCGTGGAGGTCGATCTCTACATGGACATGCGCGCGCCTGGATTACGGCGCAAATCATTGGCCGACGTCGCTGAGCGGCTCCGGTCGGTGGTGCGCTATCTGCATCGGACGGGACGTATCCCGACTGATCTCACGCCGCACATCATCGGCCCCATGCTCTACGCCTATGAAGACGTGCCCTCGACGTTGGACAAGAGCCAAATCGCCGCGGTGTTGGCGACGACGAAGAAGGACGGATCGCCGCGAGGAATGCGCGATTTTGCGGTACTTCAACTGCTTGCCACATATGGGTTGCGCGAAGGTGAGATCTGCCGCCTTCGGCTTGAAGACGTGAACTGGCGCGGAGAATCCCTGCGTATCCGTCACACCAAGACCAATGCGTACTCCTACATGCCGCTATTGGCGCCGGTTGGTGAGGCGCTGCTCGACTATCTGCGTCATGGGCGCCCCCAGGTCGAGGGGCGGGAAATCTTCATCCGATCCTGCGCGCCCTACATCGCAATGACAAACCTGTACGGCATGATCCGCGGGCGGTTAGCAGCCGCAGGCGTCGAGCCGCCGGGAAAGCGAGGAGCGCATGTCTTCCGCCACGCGCGAGCGGTCGAACTACTGCGGGCGTCGGTCCCGCAAAAGATCATCGGCGACGTGCTCGGGCATCGATCAATCGAATCCACCAATGCCTATCTCAAGCTGGCGACAGATGATCTCCGAGCCGTGGCGCTCGATGTACCCGGCTCGGAGATGCTGTCATGA
- a CDS encoding strawberry notch-like NTP hydrolase domain-containing protein — protein MSDLFEAAAQAEREAVRLLLPRLRSDEAIQRRHLNDAMTKAFGGSDADGRWTQRASFELLEHALAIHLQSSAQKIAAFGDVRALIDLSDRLPTQTVRSEDQIEWQQFSTPVDIAAVMTLLANVQPDDIVLEPSAGNGLLVAQLRHVESLHLNELDPLRRGRLKAAFPSASITGHDGATINSTLASVDRPTLILMNPPFSRSVGRGADDYAAVRHLQAALRRLQPGGRLVAIMPDWFGPSARMREQYETILRDVSVLAAVRLEKCYLKHGTSIAVRLFVIDKVPGRSPPALIQRSSVAELLDILIIPERSSAKPDRGASAPKRSGGVSLFRAVKSSRPAPRAYHAPARNHVLPVEYAKLETPAPLLEQSGVYLPYRPSRISFASAGEHPTPLVESVAMGSIPAPVPEYVPALPERTVAERLLSASQLETVVYAGHAWTQWIPGTFRPDKEGVGLVLAEDGHSYRKGFFLGDGTGAGKGRQIAACILDNWLQGRRRNIWVSKNAPLLEDARRDWTALGGLNGDIQPISNWKIDEPISLDQGVLFVSYPTLRSMRGDYGRLKQLVDWAGADFDGVIAFDEAHEMGGVAGGEGALGTKDGSQQGICGVLLQNQLPAARVLYASATGASVVNNLAYAVRLGLWGPGTAFPDREQFISSISKGGIAAMELVARDLKATGLYMARALSFAGVEYDILRHELTAAQIEIYDTYADAWQVLCAAAHKIDYREVAIM, from the coding sequence ATGTCCGATCTCTTCGAAGCGGCCGCCCAGGCTGAGCGCGAGGCCGTGCGCCTCCTTCTACCCCGTCTGCGCTCCGACGAGGCCATTCAGCGTCGTCACCTCAACGACGCGATGACCAAGGCCTTCGGCGGTTCTGATGCCGACGGTCGCTGGACACAACGCGCCAGCTTTGAACTCCTCGAGCATGCCCTTGCCATCCATCTTCAGTCGAGCGCCCAAAAAATTGCGGCGTTCGGCGACGTCCGCGCGCTGATCGACTTGTCCGATCGCCTGCCCACTCAGACGGTTCGCAGCGAGGATCAGATCGAATGGCAGCAATTCTCGACACCTGTCGACATCGCTGCGGTTATGACGCTTCTCGCCAACGTCCAGCCCGACGACATCGTGCTCGAGCCGAGCGCGGGTAACGGCCTATTGGTCGCGCAGCTCCGTCACGTCGAATCGCTCCATCTGAACGAGCTCGATCCGCTCCGCCGTGGCCGATTGAAGGCGGCTTTCCCCTCAGCATCGATCACCGGGCACGATGGTGCGACCATCAATTCCACCCTCGCAAGCGTCGATCGACCAACCCTCATCCTGATGAACCCGCCCTTTTCGAGGTCGGTCGGCCGCGGCGCCGACGACTATGCCGCAGTCCGTCATCTGCAAGCGGCGCTGCGCCGTCTTCAACCGGGCGGCCGGCTCGTTGCCATCATGCCCGATTGGTTTGGCCCGAGCGCACGCATGCGTGAGCAATATGAGACGATCCTGCGCGACGTGAGCGTCCTGGCGGCCGTCCGTCTCGAGAAGTGCTACCTGAAGCATGGGACTTCGATCGCCGTGCGGTTGTTTGTCATCGACAAGGTCCCCGGCCGGTCGCCCCCCGCGCTCATCCAGCGTTCGTCCGTTGCCGAGCTGCTCGATATCCTGATCATCCCCGAACGATCGTCGGCGAAGCCCGATCGCGGAGCGTCGGCGCCGAAGCGCTCAGGTGGAGTTTCGCTCTTCCGGGCCGTCAAAAGCAGCCGTCCGGCGCCCCGCGCCTACCATGCCCCGGCACGCAACCACGTGCTCCCCGTCGAATATGCGAAACTTGAGACGCCGGCGCCGCTGCTCGAGCAGAGCGGCGTCTATCTTCCATATCGACCGAGCCGTATCAGCTTCGCGAGCGCTGGCGAGCATCCAACGCCGCTCGTCGAATCTGTCGCCATGGGCTCGATCCCGGCGCCGGTCCCAGAGTATGTGCCGGCGCTGCCCGAGCGCACCGTCGCCGAGCGGCTGCTCTCCGCCTCCCAACTCGAGACGGTCGTCTACGCGGGGCATGCCTGGACCCAGTGGATCCCAGGCACTTTCAGACCCGACAAGGAGGGTGTCGGCCTCGTGCTGGCCGAAGACGGCCATTCCTATCGTAAGGGCTTCTTCCTGGGCGACGGCACGGGGGCGGGGAAGGGTCGTCAAATCGCGGCCTGCATCCTCGACAACTGGCTCCAGGGCCGCCGCCGCAACATCTGGGTCTCGAAGAATGCGCCGCTCCTCGAAGACGCGCGACGCGACTGGACGGCCCTTGGCGGCCTTAACGGCGACATTCAGCCCATCTCCAACTGGAAGATCGATGAGCCGATCAGCCTCGACCAGGGCGTGCTGTTCGTCAGCTATCCGACGCTGCGTTCGATGCGTGGTGACTACGGTCGCCTGAAGCAGCTGGTTGACTGGGCCGGGGCCGATTTTGACGGTGTCATCGCCTTCGACGAGGCCCACGAGATGGGCGGCGTTGCGGGTGGGGAGGGCGCTCTCGGCACCAAGGATGGATCCCAGCAGGGAATCTGCGGCGTGCTCCTCCAGAACCAATTGCCCGCGGCCCGCGTCCTCTATGCTTCAGCCACCGGCGCCTCTGTCGTCAACAACCTCGCTTATGCGGTCCGACTGGGGCTCTGGGGCCCAGGGACCGCCTTCCCCGACCGGGAGCAGTTCATCAGCAGCATCAGCAAAGGCGGGATCGCCGCGATGGAGCTGGTCGCGCGCGATCTCAAGGCCACCGGCCTCTACATGGCCCGCGCACTGAGCTTCGCAGGTGTCGAATATGACATTCTGCGCCATGAGCTGACCGCCGCGCAGATCGAGATCTACGACACCTATGCGGACGCGTGGCAGGTCTTATGCGCAGCTGCGCATAAGATCGATTATCGCGAGGTCGCGATAATGTGA
- a CDS encoding recombinase family protein, producing MALIGYARVSTDEQDTAAQLDALRAAGCSEILEDKASGGSRSRPNLGRALARVGPGDTLLVVRIDRLARSLSHLLEIVETLRAKGGYFRSINDPIDTSSAQGMLMTQMLGAFAEFERALIRERTRAGLKAAGARGAKPGNPKMRARDAAAIEDIRYSLKERHLNELLDGRHRWLPIVQRLRPHLPWGLVLRHIRAITPPTRSFTERTLVKACRTLVNAGYAAPEILNPAPRLPPDARVALLVADRMKTHPGATLRDIASWLSKDLREPTARGGLVWSPQGVKRVISQARSLHLLKD from the coding sequence ATGGCTTTGATTGGCTATGCGCGCGTCTCGACGGACGAGCAGGACACGGCGGCACAGCTCGACGCGCTGCGTGCCGCTGGCTGTTCTGAGATCCTGGAAGACAAGGCGAGCGGAGGAAGCCGAAGTCGGCCGAACCTCGGACGAGCGCTCGCACGGGTAGGGCCCGGGGACACATTGCTGGTCGTCCGGATCGATCGCCTGGCGCGCTCGCTGTCGCATTTGCTCGAGATCGTCGAGACACTGCGCGCCAAAGGCGGCTACTTCCGTTCGATCAACGACCCGATCGATACGTCGAGCGCGCAAGGCATGCTGATGACGCAGATGCTCGGCGCGTTCGCTGAATTCGAGCGCGCACTGATCAGGGAGCGTACGCGGGCGGGTCTGAAGGCTGCCGGGGCGCGCGGCGCAAAACCGGGAAACCCGAAGATGCGCGCCCGTGATGCTGCAGCAATTGAGGACATTCGCTATAGCCTCAAAGAGCGCCATCTCAACGAGCTGCTCGATGGGCGCCATCGTTGGCTGCCGATCGTCCAGAGACTGAGGCCGCACTTGCCGTGGGGCCTCGTGCTCAGGCACATCCGGGCTATCACCCCGCCGACGCGGTCGTTCACCGAGCGTACGTTGGTGAAGGCGTGCCGAACTTTGGTCAACGCCGGCTACGCAGCCCCGGAAATCCTTAATCCGGCGCCGCGGTTGCCCCCAGACGCTCGGGTAGCCCTGCTTGTGGCGGACCGTATGAAAACCCATCCGGGGGCAACGTTGCGCGACATCGCATCCTGGTTGAGCAAGGATCTGCGAGAGCCGACGGCGCGGGGAGGGTTGGTGTGGTCGCCGCAAGGGGTCAAACGGGTGATTTCACAGGCCCGGAGCCTCCACTTATTGAAGGATTGA